In one window of Miscanthus floridulus cultivar M001 chromosome 12, ASM1932011v1, whole genome shotgun sequence DNA:
- the LOC136496706 gene encoding probable metal-nicotianamine transporter YSL10 isoform X1 — protein MARRRAQEEDDDDEAEESVEQVFEGREVPGWREQVTARALAVSALLGAMFSVIVMKLNLTTGIIPSLNVSAGLLGFFLLTSWTKLLAQAGFTGVMPFTRQENTVVQTCVVACSGIAFSGGFGSYMFAMSERISEQSGETWDPHNIKNPGLGWMIGFLFIVSFLGLFSVVPLRKIMIIDYKLIYPSGTATAHLINSFHTPQGAKLAKRQVKTLGKFFAGSFAWGFFQWFYTAGEGCGFMSFPTLGLEAYRQKFFFDFSATYVGVGMICPYLVNASVLLGGVVSWGIMWPLIEQKKGDWYPADLKPSSLRGIVGYRVFVSIALILGDGLYNFLKVMMRTVTALVVQVRGMMSEPTLPISGGGGESLPAAEETFDDRRRTELFLKDQIPNTLALSAYLVIAVVSIATVPHIFHQLRWYHVAASYVIAPVLAFCNAYGCGLTDWSLATTYGKLAIFTVGAWAAASDPDGSGSGGIIAGLAACGVMIGIVSTASDLTQDFKTGYMTLASPRSMFVSQVIGTAMGCVVAPSVFWLFYNAFRDIGLPGSEYPSPNALVYRNMAILGVQGLGSLPRHCLHLCIAFFAAAIAINLARDLAGARAAAYIPLPMAMAIPFYLGPYFGIDMCIGSLVRLVWDRLDPARAKAFARPVASGLICGDGIWTVPQSVLALAGVKPPICMKFLSRTANAKALMCHTLLPHK, from the exons ATGGCGCGGAGAAGAGcgcaggaggaggacgacgacgacgaggcggAGGAGTCGGTGGAGCAGGTGTTCGAGGGGCGGGAGGTGCCCGGGTGGCGGGAGCAGGTGACGGCGCGGGCGTTGGCGGTGAGCGCGCTCCTGGGCGCCATGTTCAGCGTCATCGTCATGAAGCTCAACCTCACCACGGGGATCATCCCCTCGCTCAACGTCTCCGCGGGCCTCCTCGGATTCTTCCTCCTCACCTCCTGGACCAAGCTCCTCGCCCAGGCCGGCTTCACCGGCGTCATGCCCTTCACCCGTCAGGAGAACACCGTCGTCCAGACCTGCGTCGTCGCCTGCTCTGGCATCGCGTTCAGCG GAGGATTCGGCAGCTACATGTTCGCGATGAGCGAGAGGATCAGCGAGCAATCGGGGGAGACTTGGGACCCGCACAACATCAAGAACCCAGGCCTGGGCTGGATGATCGGCTTCCTCTTCATCGTCAGCTTCCTCGGCCTCTTCTCCGTCGTGCCCCTCAGGAAG ATAATGATCATTGATTACAAGCTCATCTACCCGAGCGGCACTGCGACTGCCCACCTCATCAACAGCTTCCACACTCCGCAGGGTGCCAAGCTCGCCAA GAGACAGGTGAAGACGCTGGGGAAGTTCTTCGCCGGCAGCTTCGCCTGGGGCTTCTTCCAGTGGTTCTACACCGCCGGCGAGGGCTGCGGCTTCATGTCCTTCCCCACGCTGGGCCTCGAGGCCTACAGGCAGAA GTTCTTCTTCGACTTCTCGGCGACGTACGTGGGCGTCGGGATGATCTGCCCTTACCTCGTCAACGCCTCCGTCCTCCTGGGAGGCGTGGTCTCGTGGGGCATCATGTGGCCGCTCATCGAGCAGAAGAAGGGCGACTGGTACCCCGCCGATCTCAAACCCAGCAGCCTCCGTGGCATCGTCGGCTACCGG GTGTTCGTCTCCATCGCGCTGATCCTGGGTGACGGCCTGTACAACTTCCTCAAGGTTATGATGAGGACCGTGACCGCGCTGGTGGTGCAGGTGCGCGGGATGATGTCGGAGCCGACGCTCCCcatctccggcggcggcggcgaatcgctGCCGGCAGCGGAGGAGACGTTCGACGACAGGCGTCGCACGGAGCTGTTTCTCAAGGACCAGATCCCCAACACGCTGGCGCTGAGCGCGTACCTGGTGATCGCCGTGGTGTCCATCGCCACGGTGCCGCACATCTTCCACCAGCTCCGGTGGTACCACGTGGCGGCGTCGTACGTGATCGCGCCCGTGCTGGCCTTCTGCAACGCGTACGGGTGCGGGCTCACGGACTGGTCCCTGGCCACGACGTACGGCAAGCTGGCCATCTTCACGGTGGGGGCCTGGGCGGCCGCCTCCGATCCtgacggcagcggcagcggcggcatcATCGCGGGGCTCGCAGCCTGCGGCGTGATGATCGGCATCGTGTCGACGGCGTCGGACCTGACGCAGGACTTCAAGACCGGGTACATGACGCTGGCGTCGCCGCGGTCCATGTTCGTGAGCCAGGTGATCGGCACGGCCATGGGCTGCGTGGTGGCGCCGTCCGTGTTCTGGCTCTTCTACAACGCGTTCCGCGACATCGGCTTGCCGGGGTCCGAGTACCCGTCCCCGAACGCGCTGGTGTACCGCAACATGGCCATCCTGGGCGTCCAGGGCCTGGGCTCCCTGCCCCGGCACTGCCTCCACCTCTGCATCGCCTTcttcgccgccgccatcgccatcaACCTGGCCCGGGACCTCGcgggcgcccgcgccgccgcctacATCCCGCtgcccatggccatggccatcccCTTCTACCTCGGCCCCTACTTCGGCATCGACATGTGCATCGGCAGCCTGGTGCGCCTGGTGTGGGACCGCCTGGACCCGGCCAGGGCCAAGGCGTTCGCGCGCCCCGTGGCGTCGGGCCTCATCTGCGGCGACGGCATCTGGACGGTACCGCAGTCCGTGCTGGCGCTCGCCGGCGTCAAGCCGCCCATCTGCATGAAGTT
- the LOC136498496 gene encoding cypmaclein-like: MVAASGRAPAACALLLLLLLALGAVAAAVDASQEEEVSPGSPAPAPSPASSIDCGRACAARCQLSSRQNLCRRACGSCCARCHCVPPGTAGNHDVCPCYAAITTRGGRPKCP; encoded by the exons ATGGTGGCGGCGTCCGGCCGGGCTCCGGCTGCCtgcgcgctcctcctcctcctcctccttgctcTGGGTGCGGTCGCCGCCGCCGTAGATGCCagccaggaggaggaggtgtcgcCGGGGAGTCCTGCCCCTGCACCGTCCCCCGCGAGCTCCATAG ACTGCGGGCGCGCGTGCGCGGCGCGGTGCCAGCTGTCGTCGCGGCAGAACCTGTGCCGGAGGGCATGCGGGTCCTGCTGCGCCCGCTGCCACTGCGTGCCGCCGGGCACCGCCGGGAACCACGACGTCTGCCCCTGCTACGCCGCCATCACCACCCGCGGCGGCCGCCCCAAGTGCCCTTGA
- the LOC136496706 gene encoding probable metal-nicotianamine transporter YSL10 isoform X2 — protein MARRRAQEEDDDDEAEESVEQVFEGREVPGWREQVTARALAVSALLGAMFSVIVMKLNLTTGIIPSLNVSAGLLGFFLLTSWTKLLAQAGFTGVMPFTRQENTVVQTCVVACSGIAFSGGFGSYMFAMSERISEQSGETWDPHNIKNPGLGWMIGFLFIVSFLGLFSVVPLRKIMIIDYKLIYPSGTATAHLINSFHTPQGAKLAKRQVKTLGKFFAGSFAWGFFQWFYTAGEGCGFMSFPTLGLEAYRQKFFFDFSATYVGVGMICPYLVNASVLLGGVVSWGIMWPLIEQKKGDWYPADLKPSSLRGIVGYRVRGMMSEPTLPISGGGGESLPAAEETFDDRRRTELFLKDQIPNTLALSAYLVIAVVSIATVPHIFHQLRWYHVAASYVIAPVLAFCNAYGCGLTDWSLATTYGKLAIFTVGAWAAASDPDGSGSGGIIAGLAACGVMIGIVSTASDLTQDFKTGYMTLASPRSMFVSQVIGTAMGCVVAPSVFWLFYNAFRDIGLPGSEYPSPNALVYRNMAILGVQGLGSLPRHCLHLCIAFFAAAIAINLARDLAGARAAAYIPLPMAMAIPFYLGPYFGIDMCIGSLVRLVWDRLDPARAKAFARPVASGLICGDGIWTVPQSVLALAGVKPPICMKFLSRTANAKALMCHTLLPHK, from the exons ATGGCGCGGAGAAGAGcgcaggaggaggacgacgacgacgaggcggAGGAGTCGGTGGAGCAGGTGTTCGAGGGGCGGGAGGTGCCCGGGTGGCGGGAGCAGGTGACGGCGCGGGCGTTGGCGGTGAGCGCGCTCCTGGGCGCCATGTTCAGCGTCATCGTCATGAAGCTCAACCTCACCACGGGGATCATCCCCTCGCTCAACGTCTCCGCGGGCCTCCTCGGATTCTTCCTCCTCACCTCCTGGACCAAGCTCCTCGCCCAGGCCGGCTTCACCGGCGTCATGCCCTTCACCCGTCAGGAGAACACCGTCGTCCAGACCTGCGTCGTCGCCTGCTCTGGCATCGCGTTCAGCG GAGGATTCGGCAGCTACATGTTCGCGATGAGCGAGAGGATCAGCGAGCAATCGGGGGAGACTTGGGACCCGCACAACATCAAGAACCCAGGCCTGGGCTGGATGATCGGCTTCCTCTTCATCGTCAGCTTCCTCGGCCTCTTCTCCGTCGTGCCCCTCAGGAAG ATAATGATCATTGATTACAAGCTCATCTACCCGAGCGGCACTGCGACTGCCCACCTCATCAACAGCTTCCACACTCCGCAGGGTGCCAAGCTCGCCAA GAGACAGGTGAAGACGCTGGGGAAGTTCTTCGCCGGCAGCTTCGCCTGGGGCTTCTTCCAGTGGTTCTACACCGCCGGCGAGGGCTGCGGCTTCATGTCCTTCCCCACGCTGGGCCTCGAGGCCTACAGGCAGAA GTTCTTCTTCGACTTCTCGGCGACGTACGTGGGCGTCGGGATGATCTGCCCTTACCTCGTCAACGCCTCCGTCCTCCTGGGAGGCGTGGTCTCGTGGGGCATCATGTGGCCGCTCATCGAGCAGAAGAAGGGCGACTGGTACCCCGCCGATCTCAAACCCAGCAGCCTCCGTGGCATCGTCGGCTACCGG GTGCGCGGGATGATGTCGGAGCCGACGCTCCCcatctccggcggcggcggcgaatcgctGCCGGCAGCGGAGGAGACGTTCGACGACAGGCGTCGCACGGAGCTGTTTCTCAAGGACCAGATCCCCAACACGCTGGCGCTGAGCGCGTACCTGGTGATCGCCGTGGTGTCCATCGCCACGGTGCCGCACATCTTCCACCAGCTCCGGTGGTACCACGTGGCGGCGTCGTACGTGATCGCGCCCGTGCTGGCCTTCTGCAACGCGTACGGGTGCGGGCTCACGGACTGGTCCCTGGCCACGACGTACGGCAAGCTGGCCATCTTCACGGTGGGGGCCTGGGCGGCCGCCTCCGATCCtgacggcagcggcagcggcggcatcATCGCGGGGCTCGCAGCCTGCGGCGTGATGATCGGCATCGTGTCGACGGCGTCGGACCTGACGCAGGACTTCAAGACCGGGTACATGACGCTGGCGTCGCCGCGGTCCATGTTCGTGAGCCAGGTGATCGGCACGGCCATGGGCTGCGTGGTGGCGCCGTCCGTGTTCTGGCTCTTCTACAACGCGTTCCGCGACATCGGCTTGCCGGGGTCCGAGTACCCGTCCCCGAACGCGCTGGTGTACCGCAACATGGCCATCCTGGGCGTCCAGGGCCTGGGCTCCCTGCCCCGGCACTGCCTCCACCTCTGCATCGCCTTcttcgccgccgccatcgccatcaACCTGGCCCGGGACCTCGcgggcgcccgcgccgccgcctacATCCCGCtgcccatggccatggccatcccCTTCTACCTCGGCCCCTACTTCGGCATCGACATGTGCATCGGCAGCCTGGTGCGCCTGGTGTGGGACCGCCTGGACCCGGCCAGGGCCAAGGCGTTCGCGCGCCCCGTGGCGTCGGGCCTCATCTGCGGCGACGGCATCTGGACGGTACCGCAGTCCGTGCTGGCGCTCGCCGGCGTCAAGCCGCCCATCTGCATGAAGTT
- the LOC136497966 gene encoding magnesium-chelatase subunit ChlH, chloroplastic-like: MSLSLVSTPFAAAVQKQLLAAPVPLHSFLLSSRRQPPRRAGAGAIRCAVAGGNGLFTQTKPEVRRVVPTDPRGLPRVKVVYVVLEAQYQSSVTAAVQQLNADPRRAAAFEVVGYLVEELRDEDTYATFCADLADANVFIGSLIFVEELALKVKAAVEKERDRMDAVLVFPSMPEVMRLNKLGSFSMSQLGQSKSPFFQLFKRNKSNSSNFADSMLKLVRTLPKVLKYLPSDKAQDARRYILSLQFWLGGSPDNLQNFLKMIAGSYVPALRGAGIKYDDPVLYLDSGIWHPLAPTMYEDVKEYLNWYGTRRDANDKLKDPNAPVIGLVLQRSHIVTGDDGHYVAVIMELEARGAKVIPIFAGGLDFSGPTQRYLVDPVTGKPFVNAVVSLTGFALVGGPARQDHPKAIAALQKLDVPYIVALPLVFQTTEEWLNSTLGLHPIQVALQVALPELDGGMEPIVFAGRDPRTGKSHALHKRVEQLCTRAIRWAKLKRKTKEEKKLAITVFSFPPDKGNVGTAAYLNVFNSIYSVLSDLKKDGYNVEGLPDTPEALIEEVIHDKEAQFNSPNLNVVYRMNVREYQALTSYASLLEENWGKPPGHLNSDGENLLVYGKQYGNVFIGVQPTFGYEGDPMRLLFSKSASPHHGFAAYYTFVEKIFQADAVLHFGTHGSLEFMPGKQVGMSDACYPDSLIGNIPNIYYYAANNPSEATVAKRRSYAITISYLTPPAENAGLYKGLKQLSELISSYQSLKDTGRGTQIVSSIISTAKQCNLDKDVPLPEEGEELPPNERDLVVGKVYAKIMEIESRLLPCGLHVIGEPPSAIEAVATLVNIAALDRPEDGITSLPGILAATVGREIEDVYRGSDKGILADVELLRQITEASRGAITAFVEKTTNSKGQVVNVANNLSNILGFGPSEPWVQYLSTTKFIRADREKLRVLFGFLGECLKLVVQDNELGSLKLALEGSYVEPGPGGDPIRNPKVLPTGKNIHALDPQSIPTTAAMKSAKIVVDRLLERQKADNGGKYPETVALVLWGTDNIKTYGESLAQVLWMIGVRPVADTFGRVNRVEPVSLEELGRPRIDVVVNCSGVFRDLFINQMNLLDRAVKMVAELDEPAEMNYVRKHAQEQAEELGVSLREAATRVFSNASGSYSSNVNLAVENASWTDEKQLQDMYLSRKSFAFDSDAPGADMKEKRKAFELALATADATFQNLDSSEISLTDVSHYFDSDPTKLVQGLRKDGRAPSSYIADTTTANAQVRTLSETVRLDARTKLLNPKWYEGMMKSGYEGVREIEKRLTNTVGWSATSGQVDNWVYEEANSTFIEDEAMRKRLMETNPNSFRKLVQTFLEASGRGYWETSEENLDRLRELYSEVEDKIEGIDR; this comes from the exons ATGTCGTTGTCCCTAGTGTCCACGCCATTCGCCGCCGCGGTGCAGAAGCAGCTCCTGGCGGCGCCCGTGCCGCTGCACTCGTTCCTCCTGAGCAGCCGGCGCCAGCCGCCGCGccgtgccggcgccggcgccatcCGGTGCGCGGTCGCCGGCGGCAACGGCCTGTTCACGCAGACCAAGCCCGAGGTGCGGCGCGTGGTGCCGACCGACCCGCGGGGCCTGCCGCGGGTCAAGGTCGTCTACGTCGTGCTGGAGGCGCAGTACCAGTCGTCCGTCACGGCCGCCGTGCAGCAGCTCAACGCcgacccgcgccgcgccgcggcgTTCGAGGTCGTGGGATACCTCGTCGAGGAGCTCCGCGACGAGGACACCTACGCCACCTTCTGCGCCGACCTCGCCGACGCCAACGTCTTCATCGGCTCCCTCATCTTCGTCGAGGAGCTGGCGCTCAAAGTCAAGGCCGCCGTCGAGAAGGAGCGCGACCGCATGGACGCCGTCCTCGTCTTCCCCTCCATGCCCGAGGTCATGCGCCTCAACAAGCTCGGCTCCTTCAGCATGTCGCAGCTGGGGCAGTCCAAGAGCCCCttcttccagctcttcaagcgcAACAAGTCCAACTCCAGCAACTTCGCCGACAGCATGCTCAAGCTCGTGCGCACGCTGCCCAAGGTGCTCAAGTACCTGCCCTCCGACAAGGCGCAGGACGCCAGGCGCTACATCCTCAGCCTCCAGTTCTGGCTCGGCGGCTCGCCGGACAACCTCCAGAACTTCCTCAAGATGATCGCTGGCTCCTACGTGCCGGCGCTCAGGGGCGCCGGCATCAAGTACGACGACCCCGTGCTCTACCTCGACTCCGGCATCTGGCACCCGCTGGCGCCCACCATGTACGAGGACGTCAAGGAGTACCTCAACTGGTACGGCACGCGCCGGGACGCCAACGACAAGCTCAAGGACCCCAATGCGCCCGTCATCGGCCTCGTCCTGCAGAGGAGCCACATTGTCACCGGCGACGACGGGCACTATGTCGCCGTCATCATGGAGCTCGAGGCCAGGGGCGCCAAGGTCATACCCATCTTCGCCGGCGGCCTCGACTTCTCCGGGCCCACCCAGCGCTACCTGGTCGACCCAGTCACCGGCAAGCCGTTCGTGAACGCCGTGGTGTCTCTCACCGGGTTCGCGCTCGTCGGCGGGCCGGCGAGGCAGGACCACCCCAAGGCCATTGCCGCGTTGCAGAAGCTCGACGTGCCGTACATTGTCGCGCTCCCGCTCGTGTTCCAGACCACGGAGGAGTGGCTCAACAGCACCTTGGGGCTTCACCCCATTCAGGTGGCGCTGCAGGTCGCGCTGCCGGAGCTCGACGGTGGGATGGAGCCCATCGTATTCGCCGGCCGGGACCCCAGGACAG GGAAATCACATGCATTGCACAAGAGAGTGGAGCAGCTCTGCACTAGAGCCATCAGATGGGCAAAACTGAAGAGGAAAACTAAG GAGGAGAAGAAACTGGCAATCACTGTTTTCAGTTTCCCACCTGACAAGGGCAACGTGGGGACTGCAGCATATCTGAATGTGTTCAACTCCATCTACTCTGTGCTGTCAGACCTCAAGAAGGACGGCTACAACGTTGAGGGTCTCCCAGACACACCTGAAGCCCTCATCGAGGAGGTGATCCATGACAAGGAGGCTCAGTTCAACAGCCCCAACCTGAATGTGGTTTACCGGATGAATGTGCGGGAGTACCAGGCACTCACCTCCTATGCCTCCTTGCTGGAGGAGAACTGGGGGAAGCCACCTGGGCACCTCAACTCTGATGGCGAGAACCTCCTTGTCTATGGGAAGCAGTATGGCAATGTCTTCATCGGAGTGCAGCCCACTTTCGGGTACGAAGGCGATCCGATGCGGCTTCTGTTCTCAAAGTCTGCCAGCCCTCACCATGGCTTTGCAGCATACTACACCTTTGTTGAGAAGATCTTCCAGGCCGATGCTGTTCTGCACTTTGGAACACACGGGTCCCTGGAGTTCATGCCTGGCAAGCAGGTTGGGATGAGTGATGCTTGCTACCCTGACAGTCTCATTGGCAACATCCCCAACATCTACTACTATGCTGCAAACAACCCATCAGAGGCCACAGTTGCCAAACGCCGGAGCTATGCAATTACCATCAGCTACCTGACCCCGCCGGCTGAGAATGCCGGTCTCTACAAGGGGCTCAAGCAGCTGTCAGAGCTCATCTCCTCTTACCAGTCTCTCAAGGACACCGGGCGTGGTACTCAGATTGTGAGCTCAATCATAAGCACCGCAAAGCAGTGCAACCTTGACAAGGATGTCCCACTGCCCGAGGAAGGGGAGGAGCTCCCACCAAATGAACGTGACCTGGTCGTTGGAAAGGTGTACGCCAAGATCATGGAGATAGAGTCACGGCTCCTTCCCTGTGGTCTACATGTGATCGGCGAGCCACCGAGCGCCATCGAGGCTGTGGCCACACTGGTGAACATAGCTGCCCTTGACCGCCCGGAGGATGGCATAACCTCACTGCCCGGCATACTTGCTGCCACAGTGGGCAGGGAGATTGAAGATGTGTACAGGGGAAGTGACAAGGGCATACTGGCTGACGTCGAGCTTTTGAGGCAGATAACTGAAGCTTCGCGTGGCGCCATCACCGCCTTTGTTGAGAAGACCACAAACAGCAAAGGGCAAGTCGTCAATGTTGCCAACAACCTCAGTAACATACTTGGTTTCGGTCCGTCGGAACCATGGGTGCAGTACCTGTCCACGACCAAGTTCATCAGGGCAGACAGAGAGAAGCTGAGGGTTCTGTTTGGATTCCTGGGTGAGTGCTTGAAGCTCGTCGTGCAAGACAATGAGCTGGGCAGCTTGAAGCTCGCCCTCGAGGGAAGCTACGTGGAGCCTGGCCCTGGCGGTGACCCGATCCGGAACCCGAAGGTTCTCCCGACAGGGAAGAACATCCATGCTCTTGACCCACAGTCCATCCCAACCACAGCTGCCATGAAGAGCGCCAAGATCGTCGTCGACCGTCTCCTGGAGAGGCAGAAGGCCGACAATGGCGGCAAGTACCCTGAGACAGTTGCACTTGTCTTGTGGGGCACCGACAACATCAAGACCTATGGCGAGTCATTGGCCCAGGTGCTGTGGATGATTGGTGTCCGGCCAGTTGCTGACACCTTCGGCCGTGTCAACCGTGTGGAGCCTGTCAGCCTTGAGGAGCTTGGACGTCCAAGGATTGACGTCGTCGTCAATTGCTCGGGTGTCTTCAGAGACCTTTTCATCAACCAG ATGAACCTGCTGGACCGGGCGGTGAAGATGGTCGCCGAACTGGACGAGCCAGCAGAGATGAACTACGTGCGCAAGCATGCGCAGGAGCAGGCAGAGGAGCTCGGCGTCTCGCTGAGAGAGGCGGCAACAAGGGTGTTCTCGAACGCATCAGGCTCCTACTCGTCCAACGTGAACCTGGCGGTGGAGAACGCGTCATGGACCGACGAGAAGCAGCTCCAGGACATGTACCTGAGCCGCAAGTCGTTCGCGTTCGACAGCGACGCTCCGGGGGCAGACATGAAAGAGAAGCGCAAGGCGTTCGAGCTCGCTCTGGCGACGGCGGACGCCACGTTCCAGAACCTCGACTCGTCGGAGATCTCGCTGACGGACGTGAGCCACTACTTCGACTCGGACCCGACGAAGCTCGTGCAGGGCCTGCGCAAGGATGGCCGGGCGCCGTCATCGTACATAGCCGACACCACCACGGCGAACGCCCAGGTGAGGACGCTGTCGGAGACGGTGCGCCTCGACGCGAGGACCAAGCTGCTGAACCCCAAGTGGTACGAGGGGATGATGAAGAGCGGGTACGAGGGGGTCAGGGAGATCGAGAAGCGGCTCACCAATACCGTTGGATGGAGCGCGACGTCTGGGCAGGTCGACAACTGGGTCTACGAGGAGGCCAACTCCACGTTCATCGAAGACGAGGCGATGAGGAAGAGGCTCATGGAGACCAACCCCAATTCGTTCAGGAAGCTGGTGCAGACCTTCTTGGAAGCCAGTGGCAGAGGCTACTGGGAGACATCGGAGGAGAACCTGGACAGGCTCCGGGAGCTCTACTCGGAGGTTGAAGACAAGATTGAGGGGATTGACAGGTAA